TGTTGACGACGATGTTCCTACCCCGCACGAGGTGGCCTCCCCAGACCGTTCCTTTCGAGTCGGAGAAGACCCCGTGAAGATGAACGAATATCCCGCCGCCGGCTTTTTCACTCACAACCCCCTTGACAGAGAGAATCGACAGGGGCCCGGGGATCGACAAGGGCTCGCCGTACCCGACTCCGGTTCTCGAATCTCGCCTTGGCACGGCGATCATGACGCTCGCTTCCGTCACGGCTCCAATACAGACTTGAACTGCAGCTGCACGTATGTTCGTCTCACGGGAGATTTCCTCTATCCCCAAGGTAATGTCTGTTCCCGGGAGCAACCTCGCTGCAATGACTCGTCCGAAGCTTCCCGACTCATAGTATGGAGCTCGCGCGTGTGACATGGCATCCTCCTATCTCGTGCTTTCCGGGTTCTCCAAGAAAAACCCATCGATTTCGACTCACCCTGATCTAATCGACCTGGAGGACTCCGAGGTTCTGCCCGGTTCTTGATCCGGGGGAACCCTCGCCGGCGGGGCCGGTGCAAAGTCCGGATTTAGTCCTCGCTCTTTCTATGGTCACCTAAAACGACCCTCTCGAAGTCGGGCATTCGCCTACTGCGAACTGCGGTGAAGTAGTCGTATTCGCCGACCTGCCCACCCTTCAGGGCGACCTGCAATCCGTTGAACTCTGCACGGGAGGAGTACGCAAAGCAGAGAGGGGCTGCTATCCCTACCGGCTTGACCACTTGAAGAGCGATGATGCCGAGAGCATGGGAGACGACCCCGGAGACGTCTCCCCCGACGAGGACCAAGCGCCTGACCCCCGATCTCGAGAGTATCGTCCTGGCCAGACTCCCCAAGGCACGCCCGAGTCCGTCAATAATCGCTTGGGAGCCCAAGCCGAGGCTTTCGGCCTTCTCCTTGGTCCTGAAAATACGCGGGTCCTCCGGCCCGACGGCAGAATGTATGACAACGGACGTTCCCCTTCGCAAGGCTGAGACGGCAGCCGTTGCAATGGATTGGAGTTCTGCCTCATGGCCTTCATGTTCGAACAACCTCTCCGGGTGTATACCGATTTCCTCGAACCCATGCACAGCGGCCCATTCGATCTGTTTCCCAGTCACAGAAGCACAACTGCCGGAGACGACCAGAACCTGTTCCGCCTTTCGACCCTTCAAGCCCGAACCGGGCATCGCGGTCCTGTCGAGCAGATCCAGGCGCTTCCACTCCTCGGCTAATCCGTAACCCAGTTCTTGGGACCCCGCGACGAAGAGGGTCTTTCCTTTTTCGGTGTATCCCCAAATGACGGAGCACGCGGTCTTGAGGTGGCGGTTCAATAGAGAATCAAAGAAAACCAGCGGCACCCTGTGATCCAGGGCGTCTTGGACTCTTTCCCCCACTTGCTTCTTCCCCTTCTCCAAAGTGAGAATCGAGATCAGGTCGGATTTCAGGGTAGTCTGTTTTGCCAGATGTCGTCTGAGATCGGACTCGCGCATGGGGGTGGCAGGATGCAGCGACAGAGAAGGGTGCCGGTCGAGCCGGAGCACGTCTCCTCCAAGGGCGACAAAGTGATGCCCGAAGACAGTATATCTCCCGAAGCGGGGAGCTGCCGGCAGAATAGGTATGAATCTTGGTGAAAACACTTTCTTCCCGATTTCTATGGCTCTCCCTATGCTGCCTAGCTCAGGGGAGGAATCGAATGTTGAGCAGACTTTGTATAGAAACAGGGGGGCACGGTACCTCTTCATTCTTTGAAATATCGGTTCCAAGGTGGCCTCTAATGCTTCGGTGGGTAGAGACCGCGACATCCCTGCTACGCCGACTGCCTGGAGTTTCGGGAAACGGTCTTGCAGAAACGAGACGGTTGGAGGTTCAACAAAGACGAGTGTCGGCACCCCGCTGACGGTTAGAGCCTCGGCGGTGGCTGCCGTACCGGTGAAGTCGTCACCGTAAAAGGAAAGGAGGAGCGAGAGCTTTCTACTATCTCTCATAGATCCCCCATTGGTTCAGGGCAGCTTTCAGTTCAGGGTAATCCTCGACCGATTCGTCAAGCCCTTTCCCGGCCATGATCAGATCGATCCCCTGGCGGAACGCGCGGGCTCCTGCAGTGGGCCCCATGGGGTGGGCGTATACCGCCCCGCCGGCTCCGACGATGAAATCATGTCCCAGATCTTCAAAGAGTCTGGGAAGATGTCCCTGCTTCACGCCGCCACCCGCAATCGGAAAGGTCTGCTTCACGTCATAGAGGGGATTGCGCAGAGCCATTACAATCTTCATGTATTTCGTGTACGAAATAGGGAACTTGCCATAAGGTGTAGGAACAGTCAGAATATCGGCCCCTGCCAGACGGGCCAGTTTTCCGTAGACAAGGTGGGAGCTGATTCCATGATAGGGACTGGCGTAGAAAACCCCTCCGAAATCGAGGTGGGCGAGGATGGGTACGGAGACCTTTGGATTTCTGGCCAGAGACGAAAGGATCGCCATACCAGTCGGGAGATAGTTTACCATTACAGCGTTTGCACCGTTTTCCACTGCGGCAATGGCTTTGTTCAGGCATCGTTCCGGCTCGTCGGTTACGTTTACCGCATAGAGGATCTTCCGCCCCGTTTCCTGACGTACCTTCTCGGCCTTCTTCATATAGAGCTCGACCCTTTTCAGCACGGGAGAGAAATCAGTGTCTCCCAAGACCTCATCGTCCTTGACGATGTCGGTTCCACCGAGTCCGACCTGATAGAACAGTTCGGCGCCCTGTTCCGGTGTGATACCCGTGGACGGTTTAATCATGTTGTTGAGAAGGGGCCTGTGGGGCACCTCGAGCAATCTACGAATTCCATCCATGCCGAACCGTGGCCCTGGAAGGCCGCTTACAAGACTCCGGGGCAGGGTGAGGTCGAGGAGTTTGATATCCCCCATCATAGAGATATTTCCAAAGACGGTGGTAAGGAGCAGAGGGATCTGGGATCCGATGTTTGCCACGGGATAGGCGATCTGGAAGATGTGAGTGCGGTCTCGGCCAGGTTCTTCGGGCTCTGTCTCGAGGTCCGGAACTTCCCATACGCCCAAGACCTTGCCCTGGTGGCGTCTCGTCAATTCTCGAGTCTCACCGGGAACCTTGACCCAGGTGCCAGTGGTCTGTTCCGTCGCAAAGGAGGCGACTCTGCTCAGGATATCCTCGAAGCGAGAACGGAGCAGATAAGTGGCAACCACATTGCCATCCAAGTCGATTCCCTCGGGTTGAGCATATTTGTCAAAATCAGGCATCTAGTTCATCCCCCCCACAAGGGGCCGTGAAGCCGCCCTTTGGTTCGAGCTATGGCCCCGCCCGTCAGGTCAATCATGGGAGGCCGATACCCATGTAAACCGTCGAGCCCGTCGGCGAGGTTTCCACGCCGGAACACATCTCCGGCCCGTGGTCGGTCCCCCTTGGTTTCTCTCTCATCGAGAGGCATGGAGACAGCAATCGGCCGGCCATGGGAATATGGGATTCTACATCTCAAAGATAATACATAATACGTCATACCACTTCCTCTCGTCAACAGATTTCTACAGGGGCCTGCAGATCGCCCGGTATTCCGTAGATTAAAGGGGGCCGCGGGGTTTGTCTGCTCGGCGGGTGAACTCGGTAGGTCCGTGGCGGTGTTGGCCGGGGTTGTAGTTGTTAGGGCGGTTATCTGTATATGCCTTGAAAGGGTCGCCCTGTAGAACCGTTGGGCCGGCTTTGGGAGTCATGACGAGGAGACGTTCACGAGGGTGACTGAAATCGCCTCAGAGAGGGGATCTGCCTCTTTCAGGAAGGACTATCCCTTTTGACCGTACTTTTCGTAGTGGACGATTTCCTCGAGGGGTTTGCGCTTGGCCGTCGGGTTTTCATCGGGGTATCCCAGGGGCATCAGGCTGAGTACTCTCACGTTTTTGGGGATTCCCAAGACCTTCTTGATAGGCTGTTCGGAATCGGTATCCAGGACGGCGATCCATGAAGATCCGAGGCCCAGGCTGTAAGCGGCCAGGGCCATGTTCTGATGGGCGTTGCACCCGGCTTCGATCCAGTGGTGGGGGTCTTCTTCCGGGTCCGTACAGATCGCGATCGTGACGGGGGCTTCTGCAATGCCCTTGTAGTACACGCTTTTTCCGGCTTCATCGCTAAGCCTCTTTTTCGTCTCCCTATCCCGGATCAGGATGAATTTCCAAGGCTGGGCGTTGTTGAAGGACTGAGCCCACCGTCCTGCATCGAGGACCGCTCTGACAGTCTCTTCAGGTACCGGGTCTCCTCT
The nucleotide sequence above comes from Deltaproteobacteria bacterium. Encoded proteins:
- a CDS encoding DUF296 domain-containing protein, producing MSHARAPYYESGSFGRVIAARLLPGTDITLGIEEISRETNIRAAAVQVCIGAVTEASVMIAVPRRDSRTGVGYGEPLSIPGPLSILSVKGVVSEKAGGGIFVHLHGVFSDSKGTVWGGHLVRGRNIVVNTCDLVLDEIKELSLVQKYDPELGWAVVFPEKEATRAGS
- a CDS encoding four-carbon acid sugar kinase family protein — its product is MRDSRKLSLLLSFYGDDFTGTAATAEALTVSGVPTLVFVEPPTVSFLQDRFPKLQAVGVAGMSRSLPTEALEATLEPIFQRMKRYRAPLFLYKVCSTFDSSPELGSIGRAIEIGKKVFSPRFIPILPAAPRFGRYTVFGHHFVALGGDVLRLDRHPSLSLHPATPMRESDLRRHLAKQTTLKSDLISILTLEKGKKQVGERVQDALDHRVPLVFFDSLLNRHLKTACSVIWGYTEKGKTLFVAGSQELGYGLAEEWKRLDLLDRTAMPGSGLKGRKAEQVLVVSGSCASVTGKQIEWAAVHGFEEIGIHPERLFEHEGHEAELQSIATAAVSALRRGTSVVIHSAVGPEDPRIFRTKEKAESLGLGSQAIIDGLGRALGSLARTILSRSGVRRLVLVGGDVSGVVSHALGIIALQVVKPVGIAAPLCFAYSSRAEFNGLQVALKGGQVGEYDYFTAVRSRRMPDFERVVLGDHRKSED
- a CDS encoding ribulose 1,5-bisphosphate carboxylase; this encodes MPDFDKYAQPEGIDLDGNVVATYLLRSRFEDILSRVASFATEQTTGTWVKVPGETRELTRRHQGKVLGVWEVPDLETEPEEPGRDRTHIFQIAYPVANIGSQIPLLLTTVFGNISMMGDIKLLDLTLPRSLVSGLPGPRFGMDGIRRLLEVPHRPLLNNMIKPSTGITPEQGAELFYQVGLGGTDIVKDDEVLGDTDFSPVLKRVELYMKKAEKVRQETGRKILYAVNVTDEPERCLNKAIAAVENGANAVMVNYLPTGMAILSSLARNPKVSVPILAHLDFGGVFYASPYHGISSHLVYGKLARLAGADILTVPTPYGKFPISYTKYMKIVMALRNPLYDVKQTFPIAGGGVKQGHLPRLFEDLGHDFIVGAGGAVYAHPMGPTAGARAFRQGIDLIMAGKGLDESVEDYPELKAALNQWGIYER
- a CDS encoding nitroreductase family protein gives rise to the protein MNEILDAIKSRRTIRRFRGDPVPEETVRAVLDAGRWAQSFNNAQPWKFILIRDRETKKRLSDEAGKSVYYKGIAEAPVTIAICTDPEEDPHHWIEAGCNAHQNMALAAYSLGLGSSWIAVLDTDSEQPIKKVLGIPKNVRVLSLMPLGYPDENPTAKRKPLEEIVHYEKYGQKG